One Roseimaritima multifibrata DNA window includes the following coding sequences:
- a CDS encoding class I SAM-dependent methyltransferase — protein sequence MTSHVSFRNSQGIESRGSLVRLNRQQVVFEVYNPYSIVQLSEVLQQLSIHQGRRETYSGRAVVTGLLNTGLMLIVSASLVDPWSDLKGLQPGDVLRSIVQDFVSDWEAATQRLEKPFQVSVGNLRNYLQELSRWLEHWETDAGVHDPASNSDRMLEFVTDVDKEVSPRLMQLYADFEGASGSLPSKHLSYHRAFAQRELHPLMMSSPFMNRAYNKPLGYAGDFEMVRMMLNEPWEGPNTFAKVLNASALRHDAPAAHRNRIEMLQAALLREVEGGLRGDGPVIDNGRVRIMNLGCGPAVEIARLAQAEEIANQMDVELVDFNTETLSHVRENLIPTAMAIRPQMQIDLKQRSVHELIQTSVEGQSDALSPRFDVVYCAGLFDYFRDTTCGFLLELFYSWVKPGGMVLVTNVSPTHSSVGVMGLVLDWNLELRSEQDMLELVPDLGEQRVYSDKTGVNVFLEIRKHRDSHPN from the coding sequence ATGACTTCTCATGTCAGTTTCCGAAACTCGCAGGGAATCGAGTCCCGGGGTAGCTTGGTTAGGCTGAACCGGCAGCAGGTCGTTTTCGAGGTCTACAATCCCTACTCGATTGTGCAGCTGTCCGAAGTCCTGCAGCAACTGAGCATCCATCAAGGGCGACGGGAAACCTACAGCGGCCGAGCCGTGGTAACGGGGCTGCTGAACACGGGGTTGATGTTGATCGTTTCGGCGTCGCTGGTCGACCCTTGGTCTGACCTGAAAGGGTTGCAACCAGGGGACGTGCTGCGGTCGATCGTTCAAGATTTTGTCAGCGACTGGGAGGCAGCGACGCAGCGGCTTGAAAAACCGTTCCAGGTCAGCGTGGGGAACCTTCGCAACTACCTGCAGGAACTTAGCCGCTGGTTGGAGCACTGGGAAACGGATGCTGGCGTTCATGATCCGGCTTCGAATTCGGATCGGATGCTGGAGTTCGTTACCGATGTCGACAAAGAGGTATCGCCGCGACTGATGCAGTTGTATGCGGATTTTGAAGGCGCTTCCGGATCGCTCCCCTCGAAACATCTATCCTATCACCGTGCCTTCGCGCAGCGCGAACTTCATCCACTGATGATGAGCTCGCCCTTTATGAATCGCGCCTACAACAAACCGTTAGGGTATGCCGGCGATTTTGAAATGGTGCGGATGATGCTGAACGAGCCTTGGGAAGGCCCTAACACGTTCGCGAAAGTGCTGAATGCGTCGGCCCTCCGCCATGATGCACCGGCGGCACATCGAAACCGCATCGAAATGTTGCAGGCAGCGCTGCTTCGCGAAGTCGAAGGCGGACTACGTGGGGATGGACCTGTGATCGACAACGGGCGTGTTCGAATTATGAATCTGGGGTGTGGTCCTGCGGTAGAGATCGCCCGCTTGGCACAAGCGGAGGAAATCGCCAATCAAATGGACGTTGAATTGGTCGACTTCAATACCGAAACGTTATCCCATGTTCGTGAAAACCTGATTCCGACGGCGATGGCAATCCGCCCTCAGATGCAGATTGATTTGAAGCAGCGGTCGGTTCATGAACTGATTCAAACTTCGGTCGAAGGACAGTCGGATGCGCTTTCCCCGCGATTCGACGTCGTCTACTGCGCAGGGTTGTTTGACTATTTCCGTGATACAACCTGTGGTTTTCTGCTGGAACTGTTTTATTCTTGGGTAAAACCAGGAGGGATGGTCCTGGTTACAAACGTTTCTCCGACGCACTCTTCTGTTGGAGTCATGGGGCTGGTGCTTGACTGGAATCTAGAACTTCGCAGTGAGCAGGATATGCTTGAACTTGTGCCGGATTTAGGAGAGCAGCGTGTGTACAGTGATAAAACAGGCGTGAATGTCTTCTTAGAAATCCGTAAACATCGCGATAGTCACCCAAATTGA